A single genomic interval of Paludisphaera mucosa harbors:
- a CDS encoding DUF1330 domain-containing protein, whose protein sequence is MATYLINHLRIPGDIPNEDALSYLDQVEATVSPYGGRWLAQGSIDVIEGAWPGAVVLITFPSRESFDEWYDSPEYTALRPLRVKSSISDMVVIDSLPEGFTIKAFAAKTRESVEKSKV, encoded by the coding sequence ATGGCGACGTATCTGATCAACCACCTACGCATCCCGGGCGACATCCCGAACGAAGATGCTCTCTCCTATCTCGATCAAGTCGAGGCGACGGTCTCACCCTACGGGGGCAGGTGGCTCGCCCAGGGGTCGATCGACGTCATCGAAGGCGCGTGGCCGGGCGCGGTCGTCCTGATCACGTTCCCCAGCCGGGAATCGTTCGACGAGTGGTACGATTCGCCGGAGTACACCGCGCTACGCCCTCTCCGGGTCAAGAGCTCGATATCCGACATGGTGGTGATCGACTCGCTCCCCGAAGGCTTCACGATCAAGGCGTTCGCGGCGAAAACTCGCGAAAGCGTCGAGAAGTCCAAGGTCTGA
- a CDS encoding protein kinase domain-containing protein, which produces MTNPGNDRDPFEVLAESFLARYRAGERPSVEGLAALHPELAEQIRELLPALVRIEQDLSIDRVPSADPPPRRVGPMQLSDYRIVREIGRGGMGVVYEAEQVSLGRRVALKVLPHHIARDPKALERFRREAKAAARLHHTNIVPVFEVGREGEIAFYAMQFIQGQGLDHVIDELARLRAGDDGPAAGAAVEGTEAASVAAAVPRDREFGQVAQSLWKGRLGAQSMEAAGSFAEAAGPGSFRAEATWAGLESLAVDRPPAEVAPPAASTGSAVLPGGAAVSSVDSSGRRTPYFRSVAQIGRQTAQGLAYAHARGIVHRDVKPSNLLLDTAGVVWIADFGLAKADDDGLTATGDILGTLRYMAPERFRGEGDGRADVYALGLTLYELLTLRPAHQATDRLELIERIQNEEPPRPRSLDPRIPRDLETIVLKAIDKDPAGRYRSADALAEDLGRFLDDQPLEARRVGVSERYWRWARRNPAIAALGGALAAVLVVGFVVMAMLWSRAERNATFARAKERDAQTLAESETKARDRAQEQERIALEKAEQLAREDYVNRVGRAYRELQDDNVALAEDLLHGCAPERRGWEWNYVERLCNADRLTVDVAGASCNALAYSPDGAWLAVGAGSPTFGYPADTAPIVEIRESVTGRPLRTLAGAKGVVRDVAVSPDGRMLAAACSDGLTVVWAVDTGRVLWSLTDPGLDSMSAAFSPDGKSIAVGYGYYSHTQTGHVKIWDVNSGEAIKAFASLHHGVNKVAYHPDGKRLAVAGSNVVEVWDIEAARKVQDLKGHEKWVYAVAYSPDGKWIATGGWDRTVKLRDAATGTEAATLFGHRGFVLSLAFGPDGRTLVSTSEDRGVRLWDVPTGRLLDAFHGHPDFVQAAAFRPDGREFCTGSLDGSIRFWNLKTSRPVVVDHPGLTTRFAFRADGLRVLAKVMPEGPEVARGWDPFTGDIDDSLAGMSFARLPEDYILGGPGFRDPEARVDEVVTSPDGRLVAQLAASDGAVVSRSKEFAKSSILIREAATGRVVHNLTGHTADVVAMAFSPDGRRLATASFDRSLKLWDMKTGQDLFTLRGHVAGVLSLGFSPDGNLIVSGGFDFKAFIWNAAPLPSTLIAEHDVRYRNKVEMLRRLNTATDALERAKILAGDGRWDVAAEVFAAAIARDPGNAQLRILHIEVLENAGDATAARDFEREMLAYFDEALAKDPSDPKSAESLAQALFQQWKSSNASRWTVLKPSESTSEEGARLKELEDGSVLVEAPSATGAHTIRWHPGPGPARALRIETGVQEPGTAVGAHFPDECQVVAASAASSRSEALRGRFVRLDLPGDNAQFPRHPKDGAMKIINLAELQVFHGDQNVAASKAARQSSNYDDRLVAERAVDGNTTGNDQGNPYAHSGGEAEPWWEVDLGGEQAIDRIVVWNRVEFDLVQRMTHFRIRVLDQSRRAVFEQLVEKAPNPSTEIIRRVLLSDTNTEPSTPESQPLILRLPIKESPARLRVSAASSLNVLLPMDEAMRLTDPFAKLAVANALNGRTDRALQCFDRSLARSEGDAARSRILEFAAYFDEIYSKLISRNTPLTPESSPSHLRPAVR; this is translated from the coding sequence GTGACGAATCCGGGAAACGATCGAGACCCCTTCGAAGTCCTGGCCGAGTCGTTCCTCGCCCGCTACCGCGCCGGCGAGCGGCCGAGCGTCGAAGGGCTCGCCGCCCTGCACCCCGAGCTAGCCGAGCAGATCCGCGAGCTGCTGCCGGCCTTGGTGAGGATCGAGCAGGACCTGTCCATCGATCGCGTTCCCTCGGCCGACCCGCCGCCCCGGCGCGTCGGGCCGATGCAGCTCAGCGACTACCGCATCGTCCGGGAGATCGGCCGCGGCGGGATGGGGGTGGTCTACGAGGCCGAGCAAGTCAGCTTGGGCCGCCGGGTCGCCCTGAAGGTCCTGCCTCATCACATCGCGCGCGACCCCAAGGCCCTGGAACGGTTCCGCCGCGAGGCCAAGGCCGCGGCCAGGCTACACCACACGAACATCGTGCCGGTCTTCGAGGTAGGCCGCGAAGGCGAGATCGCCTTCTATGCCATGCAGTTCATCCAGGGCCAGGGGCTCGACCACGTCATCGACGAGCTGGCCCGGCTGCGCGCGGGCGACGACGGGCCGGCGGCCGGGGCGGCCGTCGAGGGGACGGAGGCCGCGAGCGTCGCCGCGGCGGTCCCTCGGGATCGAGAGTTCGGACAGGTGGCCCAATCGCTGTGGAAGGGCCGATTGGGGGCCCAATCGATGGAGGCCGCCGGATCGTTCGCAGAAGCCGCCGGTCCCGGTTCCTTCCGCGCGGAAGCGACCTGGGCGGGACTCGAGTCGCTGGCCGTCGACCGGCCGCCGGCCGAGGTCGCACCGCCGGCCGCATCGACGGGGTCGGCGGTCCTCCCGGGCGGAGCGGCGGTCTCGTCGGTCGACTCATCCGGCCGCCGGACTCCGTACTTCCGGAGCGTGGCCCAGATCGGCCGCCAGACGGCGCAGGGGCTCGCATACGCCCACGCCCGCGGCATCGTCCACCGCGACGTCAAGCCGTCCAACCTGCTCCTCGACACCGCGGGAGTCGTCTGGATCGCCGACTTCGGGCTGGCCAAGGCCGACGACGACGGCCTGACGGCCACCGGCGATATCCTGGGCACGCTCCGCTACATGGCCCCCGAAAGGTTCCGCGGCGAGGGCGACGGCCGCGCCGACGTCTACGCCCTGGGGCTGACCCTCTACGAGCTGCTGACCTTGCGCCCGGCCCACCAGGCGACCGATCGGCTCGAGCTCATCGAGCGCATCCAGAACGAGGAGCCGCCCCGGCCCCGGTCGCTCGACCCCAGAATCCCCCGCGACCTGGAGACGATCGTCCTGAAGGCGATCGACAAGGACCCGGCCGGGCGCTATCGCTCGGCCGACGCCCTGGCCGAAGACCTCGGCCGCTTCCTCGACGACCAGCCGCTCGAGGCGCGGCGGGTCGGCGTCTCGGAACGCTACTGGCGCTGGGCGCGGCGCAATCCGGCAATCGCCGCGTTGGGCGGCGCGCTCGCCGCGGTGCTGGTCGTCGGGTTCGTCGTCATGGCGATGTTGTGGTCACGCGCCGAGCGGAATGCAACGTTCGCGCGCGCAAAAGAGCGAGACGCGCAAACGCTGGCCGAGAGCGAGACGAAGGCGCGAGATCGGGCGCAGGAGCAAGAGCGGATCGCCCTGGAGAAGGCCGAGCAACTCGCCCGCGAGGACTACGTCAACCGCGTCGGCCGGGCTTACCGCGAACTGCAGGACGACAACGTCGCCCTGGCCGAGGACCTGTTGCACGGCTGCGCCCCCGAGCGTCGAGGCTGGGAATGGAATTACGTCGAGCGGCTCTGCAACGCCGATCGACTGACAGTCGACGTCGCGGGTGCGAGTTGCAACGCGCTGGCGTACAGCCCCGACGGGGCCTGGCTCGCCGTGGGCGCGGGTTCGCCGACATTCGGATACCCCGCCGATACGGCTCCGATCGTCGAGATTCGCGAGAGCGTCACGGGGCGGCCGCTGAGAACGTTGGCCGGCGCCAAGGGGGTCGTTCGAGACGTGGCGGTCAGCCCAGACGGCAGGATGCTCGCGGCGGCCTGCTCGGACGGCCTCACGGTCGTCTGGGCCGTGGACACGGGGCGGGTGCTGTGGAGCCTGACGGATCCGGGACTGGATTCGATGAGCGCCGCCTTCAGCCCGGACGGCAAGTCGATCGCCGTGGGGTACGGATACTACAGCCACACCCAGACGGGCCACGTGAAGATCTGGGACGTGAATTCGGGAGAGGCGATCAAGGCTTTCGCGAGCCTGCATCACGGGGTCAACAAGGTCGCGTACCACCCCGACGGGAAACGGCTGGCCGTCGCGGGCTCGAACGTGGTCGAAGTTTGGGACATCGAAGCTGCCCGCAAGGTCCAGGACCTGAAGGGGCACGAAAAATGGGTCTACGCCGTCGCCTATAGCCCTGACGGCAAGTGGATCGCCACCGGCGGCTGGGACCGCACGGTCAAGCTTCGCGACGCCGCGACCGGCACCGAGGCGGCGACCCTCTTCGGGCATCGTGGGTTCGTCCTGAGCCTCGCCTTCGGGCCCGACGGCCGCACCCTTGTCAGCACGAGCGAGGACCGCGGAGTTCGGCTCTGGGACGTCCCGACCGGCCGGCTGTTGGACGCATTCCACGGCCACCCCGATTTCGTCCAGGCGGCGGCCTTCCGGCCCGACGGTCGCGAGTTCTGCACGGGCAGCCTCGACGGGTCGATCCGATTCTGGAACCTTAAAACCAGCCGGCCCGTCGTCGTCGACCACCCCGGGCTGACGACGCGGTTCGCGTTCCGCGCCGACGGGCTTCGCGTGCTCGCCAAGGTGATGCCGGAAGGCCCCGAGGTCGCTCGGGGATGGGATCCCTTCACCGGCGATATCGACGACTCGCTGGCCGGGATGAGCTTCGCCCGGCTGCCGGAGGATTACATCCTCGGAGGGCCCGGCTTCCGAGATCCGGAGGCCCGCGTGGACGAGGTCGTCACGAGCCCGGACGGGAGGCTGGTCGCTCAACTCGCCGCCTCGGACGGCGCGGTCGTTTCGCGCAGCAAGGAATTCGCCAAGAGCTCGATCTTGATCCGGGAAGCGGCGACGGGCCGGGTCGTCCACAACCTGACCGGCCACACGGCCGACGTCGTCGCGATGGCGTTCAGCCCGGACGGCCGTCGGCTCGCGACGGCGAGCTTCGATCGGTCCTTGAAGCTTTGGGACATGAAGACGGGCCAGGATCTCTTCACGCTTCGCGGGCACGTCGCGGGCGTGCTCAGCCTGGGCTTCAGCCCCGACGGGAACCTGATCGTATCCGGCGGGTTCGATTTCAAGGCTTTCATCTGGAATGCAGCGCCCCTCCCGTCCACCCTGATCGCGGAGCACGACGTCCGCTACCGGAATAAGGTTGAGATGCTGAGGCGCCTGAACACCGCGACCGACGCCCTGGAACGAGCCAAGATCCTGGCCGGGGACGGCCGATGGGACGTAGCGGCCGAGGTATTCGCCGCCGCGATCGCGAGGGACCCGGGAAACGCCCAGCTCCGAATCCTGCACATCGAAGTCCTCGAGAACGCGGGCGACGCGACCGCGGCTCGTGACTTCGAGCGAGAGATGCTCGCGTACTTCGACGAGGCGCTCGCGAAAGATCCCAGCGACCCGAAATCGGCGGAATCCCTGGCTCAAGCGCTCTTTCAGCAATGGAAATCGTCGAACGCGAGCCGATGGACGGTCCTCAAACCATCGGAGTCGACCTCAGAGGAGGGCGCGAGGCTGAAGGAGTTGGAAGACGGATCGGTCCTCGTCGAGGCACCGTCGGCGACCGGTGCACACACGATTCGCTGGCACCCCGGCCCCGGGCCGGCCCGAGCGCTACGAATCGAGACGGGCGTCCAGGAGCCGGGCACCGCCGTAGGAGCCCACTTCCCCGATGAATGCCAGGTCGTGGCGGCGAGCGCGGCGTCTTCCCGCTCCGAGGCCCTCCGAGGCCGATTCGTTCGGCTCGACCTGCCCGGGGACAACGCCCAGTTCCCGAGGCACCCCAAAGACGGTGCCATGAAAATCATCAACCTGGCCGAACTGCAAGTGTTCCACGGCGACCAGAACGTCGCGGCGAGTAAAGCGGCTCGGCAATCCAGCAATTACGACGATCGCCTGGTGGCCGAGCGTGCCGTGGACGGCAACACGACCGGCAATGATCAGGGAAATCCCTACGCCCACTCCGGGGGCGAAGCGGAGCCCTGGTGGGAAGTCGATCTCGGCGGCGAACAGGCGATCGACCGGATCGTCGTCTGGAATCGAGTCGAGTTCGACCTCGTGCAGCGAATGACACATTTTCGCATACGAGTTCTCGATCAATCGAGGAGAGCCGTCTTCGAGCAGCTAGTCGAAAAGGCCCCGAATCCTTCGACCGAAATCATCCGCCGCGTGCTCCTGTCGGATACGAACACCGAGCCATCAACCCCCGAGAGCCAGCCGCTGATCCTCCGACTGCCGATCAAGGAGTCGCCGGCCCGCCTCCGCGTCTCGGCCGCATCCAGCCTCAACGTCTTGTTGCCGATGGATGAGGCCATGCGGCTCACTGACCCTTTTGCGAAACTCGCCGTCGCCAATGCCTTGAATGGGCGAACCGATCGTGCGTTGCAATGCTTCGATCGATCTCTCGCACGGAGCGAAGGCGATGCGGCCAGGTCCAGGATCCTCGAGTTCGCCGCATATTTTGACGAGATCTACTCCAAGCTCATCAGCCGAAACACGCCCTTAACCCCGGAATCGAGTCCGTCGCATTTGAGACCGGCGGTGCGATAG
- a CDS encoding sigma-70 family RNA polymerase sigma factor produces the protein MSPPPGQIPELVARAAAGDREAIVELLDRYRSRLRRMVALRLDPRLRGRIDASDVIQEGYLDAMRRLEEFIRDPSVPFYIWLRFLVGQRVQEQHRRHLGAPGRDVGREVSIYRSAMPGASTGLLAARLLGKLTSPSQAAQKAERKVRLQEALNRMDPLDREILVLRHYEQMTNGDVAAALGLESSAASKRYTRALTRLKEILAGLPGAGSEDGP, from the coding sequence ATGTCGCCGCCCCCAGGACAGATCCCCGAGCTGGTCGCCCGCGCCGCGGCGGGCGACCGTGAAGCCATCGTCGAACTGCTCGATCGCTATCGATCCCGGCTGCGCCGGATGGTGGCGCTGAGGCTGGATCCCCGGCTCCGGGGCCGCATCGACGCCTCGGACGTGATCCAGGAGGGCTACCTCGACGCGATGCGACGGCTCGAGGAGTTCATCCGGGATCCGTCCGTCCCGTTCTACATCTGGCTCCGGTTCCTGGTCGGCCAGCGGGTCCAGGAGCAACATCGGCGGCACCTCGGCGCGCCCGGACGCGACGTCGGTCGCGAGGTGTCGATCTACCGAAGCGCGATGCCAGGGGCCAGCACCGGTCTCCTGGCGGCCCGGCTCCTGGGCAAGCTGACCAGCCCCAGCCAGGCGGCGCAGAAAGCCGAGCGCAAGGTCCGGCTCCAGGAGGCCCTCAATCGCATGGACCCGCTCGACCGCGAGATCTTGGTCCTCCGCCACTACGAGCAGATGACGAACGGCGACGTCGCCGCGGCCCTCGGGCTGGAGAGCTCGGCGGCCAGCAAGCGTTACACGCGGGCGCTGACGCGACTGAAGGAAATCCTGGCCGGGCTCCCCGGCGCGGGCTCGGAGGACGGGCCGTGA
- a CDS encoding TIGR03032 family protein, whose translation MTTAVAPSGPELELAPAEADAPPALRAVHTPGFPDLLRRIGSSLLVTTYQAGKLVMVRGEGDRLNTHFRTFPAPMGMALDGDRLAVGTSMQVWEFVNVPAVAAKLDQPGRHDACYLPRSCHVTGNIQVHEMAWGAGRELWVVNTRFSCLCTIDPSASFTPRWRPPFVTALEPTDRCHLNGLAMVDGRPKYVTALGEADAPAGWRANKARGGVVLDVDSGEVITRGLSMPHSPRWHGGRLWVCESGAGTLGFVDPNTGKYEPIAQIPGFTRGLEFAGNLAFVGLSQVRESAVFSGLPITERLAAEERTCGVCVIDVATGQAVALLRFDTGVHEVFAVAVLPGQRYPDLINDDPKLLENSFTVPDSALVDAPVSLRGAAVTTR comes from the coding sequence ATGACGACGGCCGTCGCCCCATCCGGACCGGAATTGGAACTGGCCCCCGCCGAAGCGGACGCCCCGCCGGCCTTGCGTGCCGTCCACACGCCCGGCTTCCCCGACCTGCTGCGACGGATCGGCTCGTCCTTGCTCGTCACCACGTACCAGGCCGGCAAGCTCGTGATGGTCCGCGGCGAGGGGGATCGCCTCAACACCCACTTCCGGACCTTCCCGGCGCCGATGGGCATGGCCCTCGACGGCGACCGCCTGGCCGTCGGCACGAGCATGCAGGTCTGGGAGTTCGTGAACGTCCCCGCGGTCGCCGCCAAGCTCGACCAGCCCGGGCGTCACGACGCCTGCTACCTGCCCCGCTCCTGCCACGTCACCGGCAACATCCAGGTCCACGAGATGGCCTGGGGCGCCGGTCGCGAGCTGTGGGTGGTGAACACGAGGTTCTCGTGCCTCTGCACTATCGACCCGTCGGCCAGCTTCACGCCCCGCTGGCGACCGCCGTTCGTCACGGCGCTGGAGCCCACCGACCGCTGCCACCTGAACGGCCTGGCGATGGTCGACGGCCGCCCGAAGTACGTCACGGCGCTGGGCGAGGCCGACGCGCCGGCCGGCTGGCGCGCGAACAAGGCGCGGGGCGGCGTCGTCCTGGACGTCGACTCGGGCGAGGTAATCACGCGGGGGCTGTCGATGCCCCACTCGCCGCGATGGCACGGAGGCCGGCTCTGGGTCTGCGAGTCAGGCGCGGGGACGCTCGGGTTCGTCGACCCGAACACGGGGAAGTACGAGCCGATCGCCCAGATCCCGGGCTTCACGCGCGGCCTGGAGTTCGCCGGGAACCTCGCCTTCGTCGGCCTCTCGCAGGTGCGCGAGAGCGCCGTGTTCAGCGGTCTCCCTATCACCGAACGGTTAGCGGCCGAGGAGCGGACCTGCGGAGTGTGCGTGATCGACGTCGCGACGGGTCAAGCGGTCGCCCTGCTGCGGTTCGACACCGGCGTCCACGAGGTGTTCGCCGTGGCGGTGCTGCCCGGCCAGCGCTATCCCGACCTGATCAACGACGACCCGAAGCTGCTGGAGAACTCATTCACGGTTCCGGATTCGGCGCTGGTCGACGCTCCGGTGTCGTTGCGGGGCGCGGCTGTTACGACGCGGTAA